ACTCTGCTTCCTCTCGGGAACGGAGCGCCGGATGTGTTTGCGAGTATAGCTGCTTTTGTCGGTTCGGATAAAGGTGAAGTTGGTCTTAACAGCGTCCTTGGCGGTGCTGTTTTTGTCACTTCCGTTGTTGTTGGGATTGTTTCGCTTTGTGTTGCGGATATGGAAGTGAAGCTTGATAAGAAGTGCTTTATCAGAGACTTGAGTTTCTTCCTTTTCTCGCTTGTGTCTCTGATGGTGATTCTGATGGTTGGGGAGGTGACGGTGCGGATTGCTGTTGCGTTTGTTTCGATATATGTTGTTTATGCTTTTCTGGTGGCGGCGAATGTGATTCTGAGAAAGCATGCTAAGAGGTTTAAGATAGAGGCGATCACTCCTTTGTTACCTATGCAAGGGAGCGTTTTTTCGCCGAGTGTTGGAGAGGATGTTCCGATTCATAGCCCGTTGATTGAGAGTGACTCTGAGGATGGTCCGCCTCGGCTGCTGAACTCTCTTCCTCAGTGGATGTGGGCTTCAAACGTGGCTATCTATTCAAACCATTTCGCCAGAGGTAGTAGCGTGCAAGATGATGACAGGCCACCTTGGGGATGGATTGAAGACGGTGCGGAAGCTGAGAGCTCCTTCTGTAATAAATTCACTTCGTTGTTGGAGATCCCACTGACGGTTCCGAGGAAGTTAACAATTCCATCTGTGGAGGAAGATACATGGTCGAAGACATACGCTGTGGCCAGCGTTACGTTAGCGCCTCTGCTTCTGGCGTCTCTATGGAGTAGCCAAGACAATGTGAGTCCACAAGCTTGTGGTGTGGCTTACTTTATCAGCCTAGCTATTGGCTCTACTCTTGGCTTTTTGGCTTACAAAAACACAGAACCGGATCACCCGCCTCGGAGATTCTTGATCCCTTGGGTTCTCGGTGGGTTTATCATGAGCATCGTATGGTTCTACATGATTGCAAACGAGCTCGTTGCGCTTCTAGTAACATTTGGTGAGATCTACGGAATCAACCCGTCGATACTTGCGTTAACAGTACTCGCTTGGGGAAACTCAATGGGCGACTTAGTATCAAACATTGCATTGTCGATGAACGGTGGGGATGGTGTACAGATCGCTCTATCGGGATGTTACGCAGGTCCAATGTTCAACACACTGGTCGGACTCGGTATGTCAATGCTTCTTGGCGCATGGTCTAAAAGTCCTGACACATACATGGTCCCGGAAGACAAAAGCTTGTTCTACACACTTGGGTTTCTAGTACTCGGTTTGGTTTGGGCTATGGTGATGCTTCCTCGCAACGACATGCAACCTAACAAAACCTTAGGTATTGGACTCATTGCTCTGTATCTGATATTCGTCACTTTCAGGCTCAGCTGCGCCATGGGATTTATACCATGGGCTGCTTAGAAGCTATTATATGTAAACAATGTTTCTACCTTAACCAAAACAACTAATCAGACGCTGTAACTGTTTGTAATATCAAAACTTGCAATGATGAGCTTTCAATAGTTTGGTTTCTTATcggtttgttgttgttgttgtcataCCTGCCACTTTTTTTATAACCTCAAGATTCTTATCCTCGTGTATCATGTGTCGTGTCACCCACGTCTCTGGGAGAAAGCAATAAATAGGTCACTAAAGTATCGCCCACAACGAATCATCGTCCATTGCTATggctaagctctctctctcctctgtctTCTTCGTTTTCCCTCTCTTCCTCTGTTCCTTCTCGTCGTTATCTTCTTGGGATGGCTTAGAATCTTACATCGTTCATGTGCAGAGTTCTCATAAGCCTTCTCTCTTCTCCTCCCACGACCATTGGCACAACTCTCTCCTCCGCTCTCTACCGTCCTCTCCACAACCCGCGACGCTCCTATACTCTTACTCACGCGCCGTTCAAGGCTTCTCTGCTCGTCTCTCACCTACACAGACCGCCGATCTTCGCCGTCATCCTTCCGTTATCTCCGTTATACCAGATCAAGCGCGTGAGATTCACACCACTCATACACCTGCCTTCCTCGGTTTCTCAGATAACTCCGGTCTCTGGAGCAACTCCAATTACGGCGAAGACGTGATCGTCGGCGTTCTCGACACCGGAATCTGGCCGGAGCATCCGAGTTTCTCCGATTCAGGTCTCGATCCCGTTCCATCTACGTGGAAAGGCGCGTGCGAGACAGGACCTGACTTTCCCGCTTCGTCTTGCAACCGGAAGCTCATCGGAGCTCGAGCGTTCTACAAGGGATACTTGACGCATCGTAATGGGACGGTGAGGGCAGCGAAGGAATCGCGATCGCCGCGGGATACGGAAGGTCATGGCACGCACACGGCATCTACTGCAGCAGGATCGGTGGTGGCGAACGCGAGCTTGTATCAATACGCGCGAGGAGTGGCGCGTGGGATGGCGTCGAAGGCGAGAATCGCAGTTATAAAATCTGTTGGACAGGTGGATGTTACGATTCCGATATTCTCGCTGCTATGGATCAGGCCGTTGCTGACGGTGTTCACGTGATCTCTCTTTCTGTTGGTGCTAACGGTTACGCTCCGGAGTACCATATGGACTCAATCGCGATCGGAGCGTTTGGAGCCACGCGTCATGGTATCGTCGTTTCCTGCTCCGCTGGAAACTCTGGTCCTGGTCCTCAAACCGCTACTAACATCGCTCCTTGGATCTTAACCGTCGGTGCGTCAACGACCGATAGAGAGTTCTCCGCAAACGCAATCACCGGCGACGGGAAAGTCTTCACCGGAACGTCGCTCTACGCCGGCGAGCCTCTACCTGATTCTCAGCTTTCTCTTGTATATTCCGGCGACTGCGGAAGCAGATTGTGCTACCCCGGGAAGCTGAACGCGTCCTTGGTGGAAGGGAAGATCGTTCTCTGTGACAGAGGAGGTAACGCCAGAGTTGAGAAAGGAAGCGCCGTCAAGATCGCCGGCGGAGCAGGGATGATTCTCGCGAACATAGCTGAAAGCGGCGAAGAGCTCACCGCCGATTCGCATCTCGTCCCGGCTACGATGGTCGGAGCTAACGCTGGAGATCAAATCCGTGAGTACATTCAAAAGTCTGTCTCTCCCACCGCAACAATCAGCTTCTTAGGCACTTCGATCGGACCTTCTCCTCCTTCTCCCAGAGTCGCGGCCTTCTCCAGCCGTGGACCAAATCATATAACTCCGGTTATCCTTAAACCGGATGTGATTGCGCCAGGAGTTAATATATTAGCCGGTTGGACCGGAATGGTTGGTCCAACcgatttggatatcgatccgaGACGGGTCCAATTCAATATAATCTCCGGTACATCGATGTCGTGCCCACACGTGAGCGGACTCGCCGCTCTCCTCCGTAAAGCTCATCCCGATTGGTCACCGGCGGCGATCAAATCCGCCCTCGTTACAACCGCTTACGATACAGAAAACTCCGGCGAACCAATCGAGGATCTCGCCACCGGTAAGCCGTCGAACTCATTCATCCACGGAGCTGGACACGTGGATCCGAACAAGGCGTTGAACCCTGGGTTGGTTTACGACATCGACGTCAAAGACTACGTGGCCTTCCTCTGCGCCGTGGGATACGAGTTTCCGGGGATTCTAGTTTTCCTTCAAGATCCAACTCTTTACAACGCCTGCGAGACGAGCAAGCTAAAAACCTCCGGCGATCTCAATTACCCGTCGTTCTCCGTCGTTTTCGGATCGACCGTCGATGTTGTGAAGTACAGAAGGGTTGTTAAGAACGTTGGAACCAACGTTGACGCGGTGTACGAAGTCGGGGTTAAGTCTCCGGCGAATGTGGAGATCGATGTGTCTCCGAGGAAGCTTGCGTTTAGCAAGGGGGAAGGCGAGTTGGAATACGAAGTGACGTTTCGGAGCGTTGTGCTCGGCGGCGGAGTTGGATCCGTACCGGGTCATGAATTCGGGTCGATCGAATGGACAGACGGTGAACACGTCGTGAAGAGCCCGGTGGCTGTTCAGTGGGGTCAGGGATCAGTTCAGTCATTCTGATTGATGAGTATTGGGTTTATTAATGGGCCTAGTAGTAAATGGGCCGATATATTTACTCATTGTTGTTAGGACCATTAAGCATGGGAGTAAATGATCAGAAACTTCGATTTGCATTTGTAAAATTAGTTACGTCTTTATTTCACCTATCCGTCCAACAAATGATGTGGATTTATAAGCCCAAATGTTATTGTTAGCCCAGACCATTAATTAAAATCGATTCAAAGATCTCCAAGAACATTAGTATTGGGCTAATGATGTATGTAACCGAACGATTATATAACACAACACTAGGCGGATTGTCTTTGATCGGTTAAAGGAAAACCGGAATGAAATACATGTGAAGAAGATGCGTGTGGGGAAAGAGTGGTTGcgtaaaagataagaaaaacaaCTCCACGTGGAGGACAAGTCATGATGGCTGACCAAATCCTAATACGTTGCTTCTTACGCAAATCGTATTCCACTGTTATGTTATGTCGGGACCAccttctgtttttgtttttcaagcTATTCCTAAACCGAACCTAACCGATTAGATTCCGAAAAATATCTTGAATGCTgcatataaaaccaaaatattgcTCTAACAAATTCAAATTGATTGATCTTTCTCCTCCCATCTGATCTGACTTAAACAAAACACGTCTAAAACGATGATGTCATTAAATACGTATTTTATACACTAACGCACGTGCTTTAGAATGTAACAGGCTTTCGACAAGTTGACTCTCAACAACCGTAGGAACTAGTggtaaatattcaaaaatagatTTACGGTTGTGGTTCAATTTCAAGCTCAAGACCGAACCGTAGCCGTCTGATTCTAAGAAGACACACGTTCCCCACAAGTCAGTGTAGGTGAAACTGGGGACTAGACACGTGATATGAGCGTGACATCCCCTTCCCTTTTCATGGCCGCCGATTCGGACGCGTGCCATGTTCAACTTCGCCGACTTGTCACCACGTGGCTACTATTCTTGCTGTTATGGTTTATCTCCCGAGACGCGTCGGTGTGTCCTCATCAAAAGGAAACTTCTTCTCAAGGCTAATCTTCTTCTAGAGCATCTAGAAAAACAaccaaaaatgttaaaaccagtTATAACACAATCTATG
This region of Brassica napus cultivar Da-Ae chromosome C5, Da-Ae, whole genome shotgun sequence genomic DNA includes:
- the LOC106452254 gene encoding cation/calcium exchanger 3; the protein is MNAVNFLYTKNPKFRGIFNGLCALILFFFFFDRSEILKNPLLKKASFVSKGKLNTNGFTQFTLVRRHMIEEDVSKFGNDTLSSTSTVLCSGLHNHIGYADQCDFLKANPSCSPDGFFDYLSFFYCSCRDFKILGYMILGVWLVALFYLLGNTAADYFCCSLEKLSKLLRLPPTLAGVTLLPLGNGAPDVFASIAAFVGSDKGEVGLNSVLGGAVFVTSVVVGIVSLCVADMEVKLDKKCFIRDLSFFLFSLVSLMVILMVGEVTVRIAVAFVSIYVVYAFLVAANVILRKHAKRFKIEAITPLLPMQGSVFSPSVGEDVPIHSPLIESDSEDGPPRLLNSLPQWMWASNVAIYSNHFARGSSVQDDDRPPWGWIEDGAEAESSFCNKFTSLLEIPLTVPRKLTIPSVEEDTWSKTYAVASVTLAPLLLASLWSSQDNVSPQACGVAYFISLAIGSTLGFLAYKNTEPDHPPRRFLIPWVLGGFIMSIVWFYMIANELVALLVTFGEIYGINPSILALTVLAWGNSMGDLVSNIALSMNGGDGVQIALSGCYAGPMFNTLVGLGMSMLLGAWSKSPDTYMVPEDKSLFYTLGFLVLGLVWAMVMLPRNDMQPNKTLGIGLIALYLIFVTFRLSCAMGFIPWAA